A window from Flavobacteriales bacterium encodes these proteins:
- a CDS encoding OmpA family protein, producing the protein MKSLRIVLLIALSSITLFASAQRKHLEEGDDFYKRRMYLEAIASYKMALQENVVVKKFYMTQQIAKTYKRLFDYKNAAEWYGKLMEFKNENSAENMFEYAEILMNLEQYDKAAEIFKAYCEKSGRPELSNKYAALCKWPKDNSSLKKDYITYKTNIETGGRSMGHCLYNNGLIYALPQNQDFQVKTTYYDLAYAQAADSINFGAPLVLPGETNRSFYEGTPFLSSDGKKLFFTSNATETVKYNTKKAGKSGISTSGLNVLHMYEAENVNGSWVNVKELSLNSNEYSCAFPSLSSDGNTLYFASDMPGGFGGFDLYSSTKTNDGNWSQPKNLGTSVNTDRDEFYPIVCDGKLYFSSRGLPGFGGSDIYVAELKNGMPSNANNMGKPFNSSKDDFAFSIHPGAKDGYFSSNRDGETGYDHIYYFKKRFVPDTLRGVVMDKITDKPVTGVKVELLLVAADGSESVVNSVITGKDGKWEFLIDPEKKYRVRYTLDGYETENRTVSDIQSVGELQRNEEKKKLSPVYMKPIVKKDNVVRIDNIYFDFDKASIQPSSFPILDNIVKFLQENPEARIELSAHTDAVGNDAYNLTLSKKRAQSCFDYLVSKGISPNRLVPVGYGEKKLLNNCRKKDDCPEEQHAINRRVEVKFL; encoded by the coding sequence ATGAAATCACTTCGGATTGTATTGCTCATTGCTTTGAGCAGCATAACACTTTTTGCTTCTGCCCAACGAAAACACCTGGAAGAAGGCGACGATTTTTATAAGCGCAGAATGTACCTCGAAGCCATTGCATCGTACAAAATGGCGCTGCAGGAAAATGTGGTGGTAAAAAAGTTTTACATGACCCAGCAAATTGCTAAAACGTATAAGCGATTGTTCGACTATAAAAACGCGGCCGAATGGTATGGAAAACTGATGGAGTTTAAAAATGAGAACTCAGCAGAAAACATGTTTGAGTATGCGGAAATATTAATGAATCTGGAGCAATACGATAAAGCTGCAGAAATATTTAAAGCCTATTGCGAAAAATCGGGTCGACCCGAACTCAGCAATAAATATGCTGCGCTGTGCAAATGGCCAAAAGATAACAGTTCATTAAAAAAGGATTACATCACTTACAAAACAAATATTGAAACGGGTGGACGAAGCATGGGGCATTGTCTTTACAACAACGGATTAATTTATGCACTTCCGCAAAATCAGGATTTTCAGGTAAAGACTACCTATTATGATTTAGCCTATGCTCAAGCTGCAGATTCCATCAATTTTGGCGCACCGCTTGTTTTACCCGGCGAAACGAATCGCTCTTTTTATGAAGGGACTCCATTTTTAAGCAGTGACGGAAAAAAATTATTCTTTACCTCCAATGCAACTGAAACTGTAAAATACAACACCAAAAAAGCAGGGAAATCCGGAATCAGTACCAGCGGATTAAATGTGTTGCACATGTATGAAGCAGAAAACGTAAACGGTAGTTGGGTTAATGTAAAAGAATTATCGCTGAATTCGAATGAATATTCATGTGCATTCCCCAGTTTATCTTCAGATGGAAATACCTTGTATTTTGCATCGGATATGCCCGGAGGATTTGGAGGTTTCGATTTGTATTCATCTACAAAAACAAATGATGGAAATTGGTCGCAACCCAAAAATCTGGGGACAAGCGTGAACACGGATCGTGATGAATTTTATCCGATTGTTTGTGATGGAAAATTGTATTTCTCCTCCCGTGGTTTACCCGGATTTGGAGGAAGTGATATATATGTAGCAGAATTAAAAAATGGTATGCCCTCAAATGCAAATAACATGGGTAAACCATTTAATTCTTCGAAAGATGATTTTGCATTTTCCATTCACCCCGGTGCGAAGGACGGATATTTCAGTTCCAATCGCGATGGTGAAACCGGCTACGATCATATTTATTATTTTAAAAAGCGATTTGTTCCGGATACACTTCGGGGTGTAGTTATGGATAAGATTACCGATAAACCTGTAACCGGAGTAAAAGTAGAATTACTTCTGGTAGCAGCAGATGGAAGTGAATCGGTGGTTAATTCCGTAATTACAGGTAAAGATGGTAAATGGGAATTTTTAATCGATCCTGAAAAAAAATACCGTGTGCGTTATACGCTAGACGGATATGAAACGGAGAATCGCACCGTATCCGATATTCAGTCGGTTGGAGAACTACAACGCAACGAAGAAAAAAAGAAATTGAGTCCGGTTTACATGAAACCCATTGTTAAAAAAGATAATGTGGTCCGTATTGATAATATCTATTTCGATTTCGACAAAGCAAGTATCCAACCTTCTTCCTTTCCCATTCTCGATAACATTGTAAAATTCCTGCAAGAAAATCCGGAAGCGCGTATCGAATTAAGCGCTCATACCGACGCAGTGGGAAATGACGCATATAACCTTACGCTTTCCAAAAAAAGAGCGCAATCGTGTTTCGACTACCTGGTATCAAAAGGAATTTCTCCGAACAGATTAGTTCCGGTTGGTTATGGTGAAAAGAAACTATTAAACAATTGTCGTAAAAAGGACGATTGTCCGGAAGAACAACACGCCATTAATCGTCGCGTAGAAGTTAAATTCCTATAA
- a CDS encoding PorP/SprF family type IX secretion system membrane protein encodes MKKTVAILTIIIPSVVFGQDIHFSQFYMAPMQLNPGNAGNESEIRANVNYKEQWKSVASPYKTIGASYDMRFGENKNGFWAGGIFFYSDRAGDAKMGVMQGNLNVAYHLKIADGQTLGLGVMGGYAQRSVNTTNLQWGAQYDGTAYNPLLPTGESASGNFTKSFLDLGTGIAYTYKQGEKNLTGNNQIMATGGLAVFHVHKPDYSFLGDGSERLYRKYVLYGNALFGIPHSRISIVPGLSYSLQGGSRELVMGTNVRYRLVEDAHFTGFVTGSSISLGCFYRNKDAVILTTLLQFGGYAVGFSYDLNVSDLTQASTGRGGMEIALRFVYPSSGSKIRSSRFL; translated from the coding sequence ATGAAAAAAACAGTTGCGATTCTGACAATCATTATTCCTTCCGTGGTATTCGGACAGGACATTCACTTTTCTCAATTCTACATGGCTCCCATGCAGCTTAATCCCGGTAATGCAGGGAATGAATCTGAGATTCGTGCTAACGTAAATTATAAGGAACAATGGAAAAGCGTTGCTTCACCTTATAAAACCATCGGTGCATCTTACGACATGCGTTTTGGTGAAAATAAAAACGGATTCTGGGCCGGAGGTATTTTCTTTTATTCAGATCGTGCAGGCGATGCAAAAATGGGTGTGATGCAAGGAAATCTGAATGTAGCCTATCACTTGAAAATTGCAGACGGACAAACGCTTGGTCTGGGTGTAATGGGTGGCTATGCGCAACGATCCGTAAATACTACCAATCTGCAATGGGGTGCACAGTATGATGGAACGGCTTATAATCCGCTTTTACCAACAGGAGAATCTGCATCTGGTAATTTCACCAAATCATTTCTTGATTTAGGAACAGGAATCGCGTACACCTATAAACAAGGCGAAAAAAATCTGACCGGTAACAATCAGATTATGGCAACAGGTGGACTCGCTGTTTTCCACGTTCACAAACCTGATTATTCATTTTTAGGAGATGGTTCAGAACGTTTGTATCGTAAATATGTTTTATATGGAAATGCTTTGTTCGGAATCCCGCATTCACGCATTAGCATTGTTCCGGGATTGAGTTATAGTTTACAGGGAGGATCAAGAGAATTAGTAATGGGAACAAATGTCCGGTATCGCCTTGTGGAGGATGCACATTTCACCGGATTTGTAACCGGTTCTTCTATTTCATTAGGATGTTTTTACCGGAATAAAGATGCGGTAATTTTAACCACCCTATTGCAATTTGGAGGATATGCAGTCGGATTCAGTTATGATCTTAATGTTTCGGATTTAACACAGGCAAGTACTGGAAGAGGCGGAATGGAAATTGCGCTTCGCTTTGTATATCCTTCTTCAGGTTCTAAAATCCGTTCAAGCCGTTTCTTGTAA
- a CDS encoding gliding motility-associated C-terminal domain-containing protein, with the protein MKFSLKLFSVFSLLIAPLFAKSQSEKWKHNPFESKAFIENKGQFILPAQNGFNNHVVFGHDGHYENYFFTPSGMAIVLESQAKRKKSDEEKAARNARKEQGFNSLKDWQVFEKEGNRLDFNTEIVYCNWINANPNAEIVSSEKNNFTHTYSFYDAKGKLTDANNIPSYKKITYKNLYKNIDVVYEFHPESGVKYSVILHPGAKVEDVKLHYSKNIQLMEDGTIRTSTSFGDIIDHAPVTFYQNNESQKIKSVYKVDNNTISFSLENYDATKTIVIDPWTQSPAFNTNWDCIWECESDAAGNAYIIGGVMPLQLIKYNSAGVQQWVYNTPYDTTSWLGTFAVDDAGNSYVTNGSSAAIVKVNTSGTVVWNNPNPGGLFSSTEFWNIAFNCDQTKLVIGGTGGVLPPLPYIYDINMNTGNVTASVQVTGSTIAGIPPNTQEVRSITATTNEKYYFLTHDSIGYVAQDLSNCPGQSGPFHVENGGYNFSYKCENWRYDNTGIEAIAYYNNFVFVNRGTRLDKRDFNTAAIIASATIPGGGFTATLGQNQTQNSGIVIDNCGNIYVGSKTGVYKFDQNLNQLQFFATTFNVYDVAITSTGDLIAAGSTGNSGSSSRTGSVQSFAASACAQIATTCCDPTICPPGNLCTSDSPITLTPGTAGGTWSVSPATVAFNSSTGVFTPASASPGTYTVTYTLPCGSSTQSIVVSSCAPLSLCHETNGSYTVSGGTGPYTWQNGTMVSTCVAGLGLCGGNFGQVAGPPALTWINFNTGTNVTPGAGIDSIQVVDANGTTITYFNLATIPACTACPTITISTSSQVNVNCFGQSTGSFSASSSGGASPYDYVLTLGGNTISTFNNVAGSQAFSSLAAGTYTVTVTDNNNCTGTTTVTITQPASAPSVTVSSTTPATCGNNNGSATALASGGTGAFGYSWNSSPVQNTATATSLGAGNYIVTATDANGCTATASTTITSSGGPTVTTSAQVNVLCFGQSTGSFTATASGGSSPYDYVLTLGGNTVATFNNVAGSQNFSSLAAGTYTVTVTDNNNCVGSTTITITQPATAVSVTTTTTPANCGASDGTATANGTGGTGAISYSWNTSPAQNTATATALAAGSYTVTATDANGCTATASANISNVGAPTITLSTQTDVTCNGDADGTATVTTSGGTPPTSVTWNTTPAQSGNTASGLAGGTYTATVTDASGCSASINVTIIEPAALAVTVTTTSANCGANDGSATATVSGGTNPFGYSWNSVPSQNGTTATNLAAGNYTVTVTDANGCTASASGTISTIGTANISAGADQIILQGDSVQLSATGGIVYTWTPTSSLSCSNCANPYASPNTTTTYIVNGTDANGCFGSDTVIVIVDMPCGELFVPTAFSPNGDASNNTLKVYGNCIQELYFAVFDRWGEKVFETTNPAESWDGTIRDKPMNGAVFFYYLTATLTNGEKIEKQGNVTLFK; encoded by the coding sequence ATGAAATTCTCTTTGAAATTGTTTTCTGTATTTTCTCTTCTGATTGCGCCACTATTCGCGAAATCACAATCTGAAAAATGGAAGCATAATCCATTCGAGTCGAAAGCATTTATTGAAAATAAAGGTCAGTTTATCCTTCCGGCCCAAAATGGATTTAATAATCATGTGGTATTCGGACATGATGGTCACTATGAAAATTATTTTTTCACACCCAGTGGTATGGCCATTGTTTTGGAATCGCAAGCCAAACGAAAAAAATCGGATGAAGAAAAAGCTGCGAGAAATGCCAGAAAAGAACAAGGATTTAATTCGTTAAAGGACTGGCAGGTTTTTGAAAAAGAAGGAAACCGTTTAGATTTTAATACCGAGATAGTTTACTGTAACTGGATCAATGCTAATCCAAATGCTGAAATTGTTTCTTCAGAAAAAAATAATTTTACGCATACCTATAGTTTCTACGATGCAAAGGGGAAATTGACGGACGCAAACAATATCCCTTCTTATAAAAAAATCACCTACAAAAATCTCTATAAGAATATTGATGTGGTGTATGAATTTCACCCTGAAAGCGGTGTAAAATATTCAGTCATTCTTCACCCGGGTGCCAAGGTTGAAGATGTAAAACTGCATTATTCTAAAAACATTCAATTAATGGAAGACGGAACAATCCGGACTTCTACTTCATTCGGAGATATCATCGACCATGCTCCGGTTACTTTCTACCAAAACAACGAAAGCCAGAAAATAAAATCGGTTTATAAAGTCGATAACAATACCATTTCCTTTTCACTCGAAAATTACGATGCAACAAAAACAATTGTAATCGATCCATGGACTCAATCCCCTGCCTTCAATACCAACTGGGATTGTATCTGGGAATGTGAATCGGATGCTGCAGGAAATGCATACATCATTGGAGGAGTAATGCCATTGCAATTAATTAAGTACAATTCAGCCGGTGTGCAACAATGGGTGTATAATACACCATACGATACGACTTCATGGTTGGGGACATTCGCCGTGGATGATGCAGGGAATTCATATGTAACTAATGGATCAAGCGCAGCCATTGTAAAAGTAAATACATCAGGAACAGTCGTGTGGAATAACCCGAATCCAGGTGGATTATTTTCCAGTACCGAATTTTGGAATATTGCATTCAATTGCGATCAAACCAAATTAGTAATTGGCGGAACAGGTGGAGTTTTACCTCCCCTTCCCTATATCTATGATATCAATATGAATACCGGAAATGTAACTGCCAGTGTTCAGGTAACAGGTTCCACCATTGCAGGGATTCCACCAAACACACAAGAGGTTCGTTCCATTACTGCAACTACAAATGAAAAATATTATTTCCTTACGCACGACTCCATCGGATACGTTGCGCAGGATTTAAGTAACTGTCCAGGACAAAGCGGTCCATTTCACGTTGAAAACGGCGGATATAATTTCTCCTATAAATGTGAAAACTGGAGATATGATAATACAGGAATTGAAGCGATTGCCTATTACAATAATTTTGTATTTGTAAACAGAGGAACACGTTTAGATAAACGTGATTTTAACACCGCCGCAATCATTGCATCTGCCACCATTCCCGGAGGAGGATTTACGGCAACACTCGGACAAAACCAAACGCAAAACAGCGGGATTGTTATCGACAACTGCGGAAATATTTATGTAGGATCAAAAACCGGCGTTTACAAATTCGATCAGAATTTAAATCAATTGCAATTCTTCGCTACTACATTTAATGTATATGATGTTGCTATTACATCCACCGGCGATTTAATTGCTGCAGGTTCTACCGGAAATTCAGGAAGCAGTTCAAGAACAGGATCCGTTCAATCATTCGCTGCTTCTGCATGTGCGCAAATTGCTACCACATGTTGCGATCCAACAATTTGTCCTCCCGGAAATCTTTGTACATCCGATTCACCTATTACTTTAACACCGGGAACAGCAGGTGGAACCTGGAGCGTATCTCCTGCAACAGTTGCATTTAATTCCAGTACTGGTGTATTTACTCCGGCAAGTGCAAGTCCGGGTACTTATACAGTGACGTATACATTACCATGTGGATCATCAACACAATCGATTGTTGTTTCCTCTTGCGCACCATTAAGTTTATGTCATGAAACAAACGGAAGTTATACCGTGTCGGGAGGAACAGGTCCTTATACCTGGCAAAATGGAACAATGGTTTCAACTTGCGTTGCGGGATTAGGACTTTGCGGTGGAAACTTTGGTCAAGTTGCTGGTCCGCCTGCTTTAACCTGGATTAATTTTAACACCGGAACCAATGTCACCCCCGGTGCAGGTATAGATAGTATTCAGGTGGTGGACGCCAATGGAACAACCATTACGTATTTTAATCTTGCAACCATTCCGGCATGTACTGCATGTCCAACAATAACCATTAGCACTTCATCGCAAGTAAACGTGAATTGTTTCGGACAATCCACCGGAAGTTTTTCTGCCAGTTCATCAGGAGGAGCTTCTCCTTACGATTATGTTTTAACATTGGGTGGAAATACCATTTCAACCTTTAACAATGTAGCAGGATCACAAGCCTTTTCTTCATTGGCAGCCGGAACTTATACGGTAACCGTAACCGATAACAATAACTGTACGGGAACAACTACGGTAACCATTACACAACCCGCTTCTGCACCTTCGGTGACGGTGAGTTCTACCACTCCTGCAACCTGCGGAAATAACAATGGATCTGCAACTGCATTAGCGAGTGGAGGAACAGGTGCATTTGGTTATTCATGGAATTCATCACCGGTGCAGAACACAGCAACAGCAACATCACTCGGTGCAGGAAATTATATTGTTACAGCAACCGATGCAAATGGATGTACCGCAACCGCAAGTACAACAATTACCTCTTCGGGTGGACCAACCGTTACTACTAGTGCACAAGTGAATGTATTATGTTTTGGTCAGTCCACCGGTAGTTTTACAGCAACAGCTAGTGGAGGATCATCGCCTTATGATTATGTTTTAACTCTCGGAGGAAACACAGTTGCCACATTTAACAATGTAGCAGGATCACAAAATTTCTCTTCGCTTGCGGCAGGAACTTATACGGTAACCGTTACTGATAACAACAACTGTGTAGGATCAACTACCATCACTATTACGCAACCGGCCACTGCAGTAAGTGTCACCACCACTACAACACCTGCTAACTGCGGAGCAAGTGATGGAACAGCTACTGCCAATGGAACTGGAGGTACAGGTGCAATTTCGTATTCGTGGAATACGAGTCCCGCACAAAATACAGCCACTGCCACAGCACTTGCTGCAGGATCTTATACCGTAACTGCAACGGATGCGAATGGATGTACTGCAACTGCCAGTGCAAACATCAGTAACGTTGGAGCACCAACCATTACATTAAGCACGCAAACGGATGTCACCTGTAACGGTGATGCCGACGGAACAGCAACCGTAACTACCAGCGGAGGAACGCCACCAACTTCCGTTACATGGAATACAACACCAGCACAAAGTGGAAACACCGCGAGTGGATTAGCAGGAGGAACTTACACTGCCACCGTAACCGATGCATCCGGTTGTAGCGCCAGCATCAACGTAACGATCATTGAACCTGCTGCACTTGCAGTAACGGTAACAACAACAAGTGCCAACTGTGGTGCGAATGATGGTTCAGCAACTGCAACGGTGAGTGGAGGAACAAATCCTTTTGGATATTCCTGGAATAGTGTTCCATCGCAAAACGGAACAACTGCAACTAATCTTGCAGCAGGAAATTATACAGTAACCGTAACAGATGCCAATGGATGTACGGCAAGTGCAAGTGGAACTATTTCTACCATTGGTACAGCGAATATTTCTGCCGGTGCAGATCAAATTATTTTGCAGGGCGACAGCGTGCAGCTTTCTGCAACAGGAGGAATTGTTTACACATGGACACCAACCTCAAGTTTAAGTTGCAGCAATTGCGCTAATCCTTATGCTTCGCCAAATACAACTACCACCTATATCGTTAACGGAACAGATGCAAATGGATGTTTTGGAAGTGATACCGTAATAGTAATTGTAGATATGCCATGCGGCGAATTGTTTGTTCCAACAGCCTTCTCACCCAATGGTGATGCTTCGAACAATACGTTAAAAGTTTATGGTAATTGTATACAGGAATTATACTTCGCTGTATTCGACCGCTGGGGAGAAAAAGTATTTGAAACCACCAATCCGGCAGAATCCTGGGATGGAACCATTCGCGATAAGCCAATGAACGGTGCTGTATTCTTTTACTACCTCACTGCTACACTCACCAATGGTGAAAAAATAGAAAAACAAGGAAATGTAACGCTCTTTAAATAA